The following are encoded together in the Capsulimonas corticalis genome:
- a CDS encoding carbohydrate ABC transporter permease, protein MTTETPKPSLSLWRHRHFYLFIAPFFLIFAVFGLYPLLFSLYLSFVKWDGLTQIHWAGLSNFQKMAHDDQLWTALSNTVVIGLLYVPPMMILAFVFAQLLNAPWLKFKSLYRAAFFIPCVTPMAVIAFVFQLIFSSEHGVLNYALQHLFPFLHLTPIPWLESEGWSKAAIAILVVWRWTGYNMVLMLAGLQGIPGDYYEAAELDGASKIQQMIHITLPLLKPTLAFCGLLSLLGTLYMFDEIFVMTNGGPGSSSTNFGMYLFQISFDDFRLGYASCVAYSVALIVVLATMLMNRMNRKNVEAGLR, encoded by the coding sequence ATGACCACCGAAACACCGAAGCCGTCCCTCAGTCTTTGGCGGCATCGTCACTTTTATCTCTTTATTGCCCCCTTCTTCTTGATCTTCGCCGTCTTCGGGCTTTACCCATTGCTCTTTTCGCTGTATTTGAGCTTCGTCAAATGGGATGGCCTGACGCAGATCCACTGGGCGGGACTGTCGAACTTCCAGAAGATGGCGCATGACGATCAGCTCTGGACGGCGCTCAGCAACACGGTCGTCATTGGCCTGCTCTATGTGCCGCCGATGATGATCCTGGCGTTCGTCTTCGCGCAATTGCTCAACGCGCCGTGGCTGAAGTTCAAATCGCTTTACCGGGCCGCGTTCTTCATCCCGTGCGTGACGCCGATGGCGGTGATCGCCTTTGTCTTCCAGCTGATCTTCAGCTCGGAGCATGGGGTGCTGAACTACGCGCTCCAGCATCTGTTTCCGTTTTTGCATCTGACCCCGATCCCCTGGCTGGAAAGCGAAGGCTGGTCCAAAGCCGCCATCGCCATTCTAGTCGTCTGGCGCTGGACCGGATATAACATGGTCCTGATGCTGGCGGGCCTGCAAGGGATCCCCGGCGATTATTACGAGGCGGCGGAGCTGGACGGCGCGAGCAAGATCCAGCAGATGATTCACATCACCCTGCCCCTGCTCAAGCCGACGCTGGCGTTCTGCGGTCTGCTCTCGCTGCTCGGGACGCTGTATATGTTCGATGAGATCTTTGTCATGACCAACGGCGGACCGGGTTCGTCATCCACGAACTTCGGCATGTATCTGTTCCAGATCTCGTTCGATGACTTCCGGCTGGGATACGCGTCGTGCGTCGCCTACTCCGTGGCGCTGATCGTCGTCCTCGCGACGATGCTGATGAACCGCATGAATCGAAAAAATGTGGAGGCCGGACTGCGATGA
- a CDS encoding ABC transporter substrate-binding protein has protein sequence MLERTSILKTMYSLQKSLTWLAAVALGGAAVVGAIHSFTSIPPAVSAPLAALPANRVRGDVVVWSWSPASDSLEAINPGFQKRDPHVHVKIVTGARMVTRLMLSLSAGVGAPDVTQLQRYDAPHYIATEQFEDLTQVAQKYQALFPKSVWNDCVMNGRVYAIPWDIGPCAVYYKKDLFAKYGVDPSTIHTWDDYIAAGQVILKKSGGRTKMLSMGSTALSNMYEMLIQQSGGQMFDDRGRIAVDTPQSRQALEVISKIVHSGISANIQPFGPEYLAGFNSDSLATYVNAVWLEATMKGMVESYPGPKAQWGVFRLPSITPGGPYVSSMGGSVLAIPKQCKNKAAAWAYIEYALCTTEGQLGMYEKGIYPGLLPALQDKAMDEPDKFFGGQPVGRLFATDVDKMNPLNRTGDYGQANRYITQALSQWYSNGAPDQDILGPLAQRMSRALDRPIAPVAVASGKTP, from the coding sequence GTGCTAGAGCGAACTAGCATTCTCAAAACCATGTATTCACTTCAAAAATCTTTGACCTGGCTGGCGGCGGTCGCGCTTGGCGGCGCGGCGGTCGTTGGAGCCATTCATTCTTTTACGAGCATTCCTCCGGCGGTGAGCGCGCCGCTGGCCGCGCTGCCGGCAAATCGGGTGCGGGGCGATGTTGTCGTTTGGAGCTGGAGTCCGGCTTCGGATAGCTTGGAGGCGATCAATCCCGGGTTTCAGAAGCGCGATCCGCATGTGCATGTCAAGATCGTGACGGGCGCGCGGATGGTGACGCGGCTGATGCTTTCGCTGTCGGCGGGTGTCGGGGCGCCGGATGTGACGCAGCTCCAGCGCTACGATGCGCCGCATTATATTGCGACGGAGCAGTTTGAGGATCTGACGCAGGTGGCGCAAAAGTATCAGGCGCTTTTTCCGAAGTCTGTTTGGAACGATTGCGTGATGAATGGGCGCGTGTACGCCATTCCCTGGGACATCGGACCGTGCGCCGTTTACTATAAGAAAGATCTCTTCGCGAAGTATGGGGTGGACCCGTCGACGATCCACACCTGGGACGATTATATTGCCGCCGGGCAGGTGATTCTTAAGAAATCGGGCGGGCGCACGAAGATGCTCTCGATGGGATCGACGGCGCTCTCGAATATGTACGAGATGCTGATCCAGCAGAGCGGCGGGCAGATGTTCGACGATCGGGGACGGATCGCGGTGGACACCCCGCAGTCCCGGCAGGCGCTGGAGGTCATTAGCAAAATCGTCCATTCCGGGATCAGCGCGAATATTCAGCCCTTTGGCCCCGAGTATCTCGCCGGCTTCAACAGCGACTCGCTGGCGACTTATGTGAACGCCGTCTGGCTGGAGGCGACGATGAAGGGGATGGTCGAGAGCTACCCGGGGCCGAAAGCGCAGTGGGGCGTGTTCCGCCTGCCGTCCATCACGCCGGGCGGCCCATATGTGTCGAGCATGGGCGGGTCCGTGCTGGCGATCCCCAAGCAGTGCAAAAACAAGGCGGCGGCCTGGGCCTATATCGAATACGCGCTCTGCACGACCGAGGGGCAGCTCGGCATGTACGAAAAGGGAATCTATCCGGGACTGCTGCCGGCGCTGCAAGACAAAGCGATGGATGAGCCGGACAAGTTCTTCGGCGGCCAGCCGGTCGGACGCCTCTTCGCCACCGATGTGGACAAAATGAACCCGCTGAACCGGACCGGCGACTACGGCCAGGCGAACCGCTATATCACGCAGGCGCTCAGCCAGTGGTACTCCAATGGCGCGCCCGATCAAGACATTCTGGGACCGCTCGCCCAGCGCATGAGCCGCGCGCTTGACCGCCCGATCGCCCCTGTCGCCGTCGCTTCTGGAAAAACACCATGA
- a CDS encoding NPCBM/NEW2 domain-containing protein, whose translation MKNVYGNCFRAGIALAASALALPGYAQDNAALMAQAAPPDALWLDSLDLSNVWQDYGAAHAGKSVDGNPIKLGGISYAHGVGTHAGSQIVIDLHGEGVQFEAMVGVDDETAKEGSAQFRVLADGKLVAQTEVMRGGGAPIHLTCALTGAQKLTLIVGDGGDGITFDHADWAGALLTLKPGAAHKPVLLADTVGNDAPPPISMEESPLPAIHGPRIVGATPGNPFLFRIPATGDGPLTFDAKNLPAGLTLDSATGIISGSLKAAGTTKVRLTVHGAKGKSSRSLTIVGGDHPLGLTPPMGWNSWNVWATSVDADKVKAAADEMVSSGLAAHGFQYINIDDSWEAGRDAAGNILSNEKFPDMKGMADYVHAKGLKLGVYSSPGPQTCGHYTGSYQHEQQDANTYAAWGVDYLKYDWCSYGDIATGDGQEKYIAPYRIMGDALYKTNRDIFYSLCQYGMGDVWTWGASVHANSWRTTGDINDTWRIMYGTFSGESGHEKYAGPGHWNDTDMLVVGRLGWSAQTHPTKLKPNEQILHITVWSLLSSPLLIGCDLTQLDPFTKALLTNDEVLDVNQDPLGKPAGRIANNNGAQIWARPLWDGTQAVGLVNTGSLAADITVTWAQLGLTGKQPIRDLWRRKDIGALTHGYTVSVPAHSAVLIKVGKPKKMD comes from the coding sequence ATGAAAAACGTTTACGGTAACTGTTTCCGAGCGGGGATCGCTCTCGCCGCCTCCGCGCTCGCTCTCCCCGGTTACGCCCAGGACAATGCGGCGCTGATGGCGCAGGCCGCTCCTCCGGACGCGCTGTGGCTCGATTCGCTGGACCTCAGCAATGTCTGGCAGGATTACGGCGCCGCGCACGCCGGAAAATCCGTCGACGGCAACCCGATCAAGCTCGGCGGCATTTCTTACGCCCACGGCGTCGGCACGCACGCCGGAAGCCAGATCGTCATCGATCTGCATGGCGAAGGCGTCCAGTTTGAGGCAATGGTCGGGGTAGACGACGAAACCGCGAAGGAGGGCTCCGCGCAGTTCCGCGTGCTGGCGGATGGCAAGCTGGTCGCGCAAACCGAGGTGATGCGCGGCGGCGGTGCGCCGATCCACTTAACCTGCGCGCTGACCGGCGCGCAAAAGCTGACGCTGATCGTGGGGGATGGCGGCGACGGCATCACGTTCGACCACGCCGACTGGGCCGGCGCGCTGCTGACGCTGAAACCCGGCGCGGCGCATAAACCCGTCCTCCTCGCGGACACCGTCGGCAATGACGCCCCGCCGCCGATCTCCATGGAAGAGTCGCCTCTTCCCGCGATCCACGGCCCGCGCATCGTCGGCGCCACTCCCGGCAACCCATTTCTGTTTCGCATCCCCGCCACTGGTGACGGACCGCTCACATTTGACGCAAAGAACCTCCCCGCCGGCCTGACATTGGACAGCGCGACCGGCATTATCTCCGGCTCGCTCAAAGCCGCCGGAACGACCAAAGTTCGTCTCACGGTCCACGGAGCGAAGGGGAAATCGAGCCGGTCGCTGACGATCGTCGGCGGCGATCACCCGCTGGGCCTGACGCCGCCGATGGGCTGGAACTCCTGGAACGTCTGGGCGACCTCCGTGGACGCCGATAAAGTCAAGGCGGCGGCGGACGAGATGGTGAGCAGCGGCCTCGCCGCGCACGGCTTCCAGTACATCAACATCGACGATTCCTGGGAGGCGGGCCGCGACGCCGCCGGGAATATCCTCTCCAACGAGAAGTTTCCGGATATGAAGGGCATGGCCGATTATGTCCACGCCAAAGGCTTGAAACTCGGCGTTTACTCCTCGCCCGGCCCGCAGACTTGCGGACACTATACCGGCAGCTACCAGCACGAACAGCAGGACGCGAACACCTACGCCGCGTGGGGCGTCGACTATCTCAAGTACGACTGGTGCTCCTACGGGGATATCGCGACCGGAGACGGCCAGGAAAAGTATATCGCGCCCTATCGCATCATGGGCGACGCGCTTTACAAGACAAACCGCGATATCTTCTACAGCCTCTGCCAGTACGGCATGGGCGATGTCTGGACCTGGGGCGCGAGCGTCCACGCCAACAGTTGGCGCACCACCGGCGACATCAACGACACATGGCGCATCATGTACGGCACGTTCAGCGGCGAATCCGGCCATGAGAAATACGCCGGCCCCGGCCACTGGAACGACACGGACATGCTGGTCGTCGGTCGGCTCGGCTGGAGCGCGCAGACCCACCCGACCAAGCTCAAGCCCAACGAGCAGATCCTGCACATCACGGTCTGGAGCCTGCTCTCCTCCCCGCTCCTGATCGGCTGCGACCTGACCCAACTCGACCCGTTCACCAAAGCGCTGCTCACCAACGACGAAGTGCTCGACGTCAACCAGGATCCCCTCGGCAAACCCGCCGGTCGCATCGCCAATAACAACGGCGCGCAGATCTGGGCGCGTCCCTTGTGGGACGGAACCCAGGCCGTCGGCCTCGTCAACACCGGCTCCCTGGCCGCCGATATCACCGTCACCTGGGCGCAGCTCGGCCTCACCGGCAAACAGCCCATCCGCGACCTCTGGCGGCGCAAAGACATCGGCGCCCTCACCCACGGCTACACAGTCAGCGTCCCCGCCCACAGCGCCGTCCTGATCAAAGTCGGCAAACCGAAAAAGATGGATTAG